In Ferrigenium kumadai, the DNA window CCAAATGGCTGGTGAGCGGCCCTCCGCTATTGTTCCTGTTGCTGCTCGTGGCAGCACCCGGTGTGATCACCATGCTCGCCTCGTTCCGTTATCCCGGCGAATTCGGCGGGCTGGCCCCGCTGGTCGCCGCAGACCCGCAGACCCTGCAGGGCATGACGCTGGAGACATACCAGTTCTTCTTCAGCGACTTCATCTACACCGAGGTGTTCATCAAGTCGTTGTTCATGGCGCTCGCCACGACGCTGATCTGTCTGGTGATGGCCTACCCGCTCGCCATGCTGATCGCACACAGTCCGAAGAAGAACCGCAATCTGATGGTGCTGCTGGTGGTGTTGCCGTTCACCAGCAACTTCCTGATCGGAATCTATGCGTGGATGATCATTCTCGGCCCGCAATCGGCGCTGAGCCAGATGCTCAATGGTGTGCTCGGCGCATTCGGATTCGCGCCGGTGCACCTGCTGTTCTCGCCGTTCGCGGTGCTGGTCGCGCTGGTCTATGTGCATCTGCCATTCATGACGCTGCCGCTGTACACCAACCTGGAAAAACAAGAGCCGGCTTTGCTCGATGCGGCGCAGGACCTGGGCGCGAATGCCTGGCAACGATTCTGGCGTGTGACTTTTCCGCTGTCGCAGCCCGGCATCTTCGCCGGCTCTGCGCTGGTGTTCATCCCGGTGCTCGGCATGTTCGCGATTCCGGAACTGCTCGGCGGCACCGGCGATATGCTGGTCGGCAACCTCATCAAGGATCAGTTCCTCGGCACGCGCGACTGGCCGTTCGGCTCCACGCTGTCGATCCTGCTGACCGTCACCGTGCTGCTGATCGTCTGGCTCGCCGCCAAGCTGGCCGAACGCGGAGGCCGTTATGCTTAAGCAAATAGCCATTCGACTAGGTCGTCAGAAAACGACAACCAAGTCGCTGGTTATGCGTAGCGCCGGACACAGGCTGACCGAGCGCCGCGGGCCTTGGGCGTGGGCCGCCGGGCTGGCGGCGTATGCCTTCCTTTACCTGCCGCTCACTATCGTCGTCGCCTACTCGTTCAACGATTCTCGCCTGAATGCCGAATGGGTGGGCTTCACCTGGCATTGGTACCGGCTGCTCTTTGGAGACCAGGACATGCTGGTCGCTGCGGGCAACTCGCTGTTCATTGCGCTGATCGCCAGCTTGGCGGCCACGGTGCTCGGCACCATGGCGGGTATCGCCATGCAGCGCTACAAGGTCCGGGTGCTCACCTTTATGGTGCTGGCGCCGGTGGCGATGCCTGAGATATTGATCGGTGTGTCGCTGTTGTTGTTCTTCATCCAGGTGCTGAACCTCACCCTCGGGGTGCTTTCCGTCGTGCTTGCTCACATCACTTTCTCCATCGGCTTCGTCGCGGTGATCGTGCAGGCGCGGCTGGCCGCCATGGACGAGAGCCTGTTCGAGGCTGCACGCGACCTCGGCGCGTCGCCCTGGCAGACCTTCCGCCATGTCACTTTCCCGCTGATCCGCCCTGCGGTGATCGCGGGGGGGCTGATGGCGTTCACCCTGTCGATCGACGATTTCGTCATCACCTTCTTCACGGCCGGGGTCGGAGTGCAGACGCTGCCGCTGCGCATCTATTCGATGATCAAGATCGCTGTGACGCCGGAGGTGAATGCCGTATCCACGCTGCTGATGATGCTCACGCTGACTCTGACCGTACTCGCCTCAAGATTTGCGCCCGATGTGCTGAGGGGAAAGACATGATCTGGCGCGGACTGATATTCATGCTGATTGTCGGCAGTGCGCATGCCGATGACGTGCTGCACCTGTACAACTGGAACAACTACATCTCGGACGTCACCATCGCGCGTTTCGAGGAACAGTGCGGCTGCCGCGTGGTGCAGGACTATTACTCCGACAACGAGGAGATGCTCGCCAAGCTCGCCGCGGGCGCGACCGGCTACGACATCATTGTGCCCACAGGCAACGCGATGGAAACGCTGATCCGCGAGCAGGCCCTGCGCCTGCTGGACAAGAGCCTGTTGCCGAACCTGAAGAACATCGACCCGGCCTGGCTCAACACCGCGTTCGATCCCGGCAACAAGTACTCGGTGCCTTATGCCTACACGATCACGCTGATCGGCTACAACAGCGAGAAGGTGCGCGGACTGGATATCCCCCTCGACAGCTGGGCGGTGATCTTCGAGCCGCGCTATCTCGAGAAACTGAAGGGGCGCGTCACCGTGCTCGACAGCCAGCGTGAGCTGCTGGCGGCGGCGCTGAAATATCTCGGCTACTCGGTCAACGACACCGACGAGGTCCACTGGAAACAGGCGCGCGACCTGATCATCCGCGCCAAGCCCTATTGGGCCGCGTTCAACGCATCGAGCTACATCAAGGAGCTCACCGTCGGCAACATCTGGCTGGTGCACGGATATTCCGGCGACATCTTCCAGGCCGACCTGGACGCGCAGAAAGCGGAACGCGGGTTCCGCATCCTGCCCAGCATTCCGAAGGAGGGCGCGGTGCTCGCGCTGGACTCGATGGTGCTGCACAAGAGCGGTCCGCGTCCCGACCTCGCGCACCGCTTCATCAATTTCATGCTCGAGGGGCGCAACTCGTCCGAGCTTACCAACCTGCTCGGTTCCGGCAATCCCAACCGCGACGCGTTGCAATACATCCAGCCCGAGATTGCACAGAACCCCGCGGTGTTTCCCGGCCCGGGACAGCGTGCAAGGCTGGAGATGCTGCGCGACCTCGACCGCCACCAGCGCCGCGTGCTGTCGCGGATATGGACGGAGATCAAGTTGAAATGAACATCAATAACGCTGTTTTTGAAGCTGTGCGGCATCTGCCGCTTTCAGTAAAGGGAGAACATCATGGCCATCATCGGTATTGATCTGGGCACTTCCAACTCGGCCGCCGCGGTGCTGCGCGGCGGGCGTCCCGTCATCATCCCCAGCGCCGAAGGCATCAGCCTCGGCGGCAAGGCATTCCCCAGTTACGTCGCACTCACCGCCGACGGCCAGATGCTGGTGGGCGAACCGGCGCGGCGCCAGGCGACCTCCAATCCGGAGGGGACGGCCAGCGCGTTCAAGCGCAGGATGGGCAAGCGCGAGAACTACCGCCTGCGGGACAAGGATTATTCTCCCGAGCAGCTGTCGGCTTTCCTGCTGCAAAAGATCAAGCGCGATGCCGAAGCCTTCCTTGGCGAGCCGGTGGAAAAAGCCGTGGTGACGGTTCCGGCCTATTTCGACGACAACCAGCGCGCCGCGACCAAGGATGCCTGCCGCATCGCCGGGCTGGAAGTGGTGCGTCTGGTCAACGAGCCTACCGCCGCTTCGCTGGCCTACGGCCTTGACCGCCTGGCGCAGGAACTGCGCATCGCGGTGATCGACCTCGGCGGCGGTACGCTCGACGTGACCATCATGGAGTTCGGCAAGGGCGTGTTCGAGGTCAAAGCCACCAGCGGCGACACACAGCTCGGCGGCACCGACATGAACCAGCGCATCTACGAGCACCTCGCCGAACGTTTCCAGATGTCCACCGGCGTGGATGTGCGCAATGACCCGAAGGCCGCCGCGCGGCTGATGGAGGCGGCCGAGAACGCCAAGATCGAACTCACCGCCAGCGTCACCACTCATCTCAGCCTGCCTTATCTCGCTGCCGTCAACGGCGAACCGCGCCACCTGGAACTGGACCTCAACCGCACCGAACTGGAACGCTTGGTGCGCCCGGTGGTCGAGCGCTGCAAAGGCCCTGTGGAGCAGGCGCTGCACGACGCGGGCATCACGCCGAAGGACGTGGACCGCGTGGTGTTCGTCGGCGGCCCGACGCGCATGCCGGTGGTGCGCGCCTTTTTCGAGGAATTGTTCGGACGCAAGGCCGAGATGGGCGTGGATCCGATGGAATGCGTGGCAGCCGGCGCCGCGATCCAGGCCGGCGTGCTGGCGGGCGAGGTTGGGGGCATCGTGCTGGTGGACGTGACGCCGCTCACGTTGGGCGTCGAGACGCTGGGCGGCATCGCCACGGCGCTGATCGCGCGCAACACACCTATCCCGGTCAAGCGCAGCGAGACCTTCACTACCGCCGCCGACATGCAGACCAGCGTCACCATCCATGTGTTCCAGGGCGAGCGGCCGATGTCGGGGGACAACACCAGCCTGGGCGAATTCAACCTCGACGGCCTGCCGCCCGCGCCGCGCGGCATCCCCAAGATCGAAGTGACCTTCGACATCGACTCCAACGGCATCCTCAGCGTGTCGGCGAAGGACACCGCCAGCGGCAAGTCGCAGTCCATCAGCATCACCGGCTCCACCCGGCTTTCTGAAGACGACAAGAAACGCATGGTGGAAGATGCCGAGAAGTATGCCGATGCGGACAAGAAACGGCGCGACGACGCGGAGAAACTCAATGCCGCCGATGCCGGCTGTTACGAGGCCGAGAAACTGCTCGCCAATTTCGCCGACAAGCTTACCGACGAATTGAAAAAGCGCATCGAGACTGCCTTGCGCGAGACCAAGGAGGCGCTGATGAAGAAGGATGCGCCGCTTGCCACCGAGCGTGCGGAAGCGCTGAAGAAGGTGCTGCAGGAGGCCGGGGCGGTGCTATATGCGCAGACGGGTCAGGCACCGAAAGGCGCTCCCTACGCGGAGACGCGCTGGGAAGGGCCGGAACCTGCGCCCAACGTCGGCGCTTCGACGGGCGAACCGCGTCCGAGCGGAGCAGGCCCGCGTGGCAAGGTGGTGGATGCCGAGTATAAGGAGAACCAGTGAACTTCGAACATGTGGCGCCACCTGTAAGCAGACAGCAACTCCATAGAGGGGAATGACATGAACGATCCTCTGCCACTGCAACCGCAACAGCTCTACCAGCCCTGCGATCCGGGACAACTCGGGTTCCAGACGACGGCCGACCTCGAGGACCTGACGGAGGTCATCGGTCAGACGCGGGCCATGGATGCGATCCGCTTCGGCGCCGGCATCCGTCACGATGGCTACAACCTCTTCGTGCTCGGGCCGTCGGGCACGGGCAAGCATAGCCTCGTGCAGCAGTTCCTCAAGAAAAAGGCAGGCGGAGAGCCCAAGCAGGCCGATTGGTGCTACATCAACAACTTCGCACAGCCACACAAACCGAAGATGCTCAAGCTTCCCTCCGGCAGGGGGGAGGAGCTGCGCCAGCGTATGGAGAAGTTGGTGGAGTATCTGCGTAGCGCGATCCCCACACTGTTCGAGAGCGATGAATACCGGGCCAAGGCGGGAGCGATCCAGGAGGAGTTCAGCAAGCGGCAAGAGCAGGTGTTCAAGGAATTGGGCGAAGAGGCCGAGCAGAAGCAGATCGTCCTGTTGCGCACGCCCGAAGGATTCGCCTTCGCGCCGACCCGCGACCATGAGGTGATCCCACCGGACGAGTACGAGAAGCTGCCGGATGAGGAGAAAAAACGGGTGGAGGCGGCGATCGCCGGGCTGCAGGAGAAGCTGGAAAAGGTCATGCACCAGATGCCGCAATGGCGCAGGGAGCGGCACGAGAAGATCAAGCAGCTCGACCGCGAGACCACACTGTCGGTGGTGGACCATTCGGTGAACGAGATCAAGGAGTCCTACGCCGACCTGCCCGAGGTGTTGAAGTACCTCGATCTGGTGCAGCAGGACATGATCGACAACGCGGACGATTTCCGCAAACAGGAGGAGACTGCCACGTTCGGCGGTTTGACCATGGTCACCCGCCAGAGCTTCCACCGCTATGAGGTGAACGCGATGGTGACCAACGGCAAGGAGGACGGCGCTCCCATCGTCAGCGAGGACAACCCGACCTACAGCAACCTGGTCGGACGGGTCGAGCACCTCGCGCAACTCGGCGCGCTGGTCACGGACTTCACCCTGATCAAGTCCGGTGCGCTGCATCGTGCGAACGGCGGCTATCTGCTGCTGGATATCCGCAAGGTGCTGGTGCAGCCGTTCGCGTGGGAAGGACTGAAACGCGCGCTGCAGACGCGCGAGATCCGCATCGAATCGCTGGGCCAGATGTACAGCCTGGTCAGCACCGTATCGCTGGAGCCCGAGCCCATCCCGCTGGATGCCAAGGTGATCCTGTTCGGCGACCGCCTGTTCTATTACCTGCTGCAGCAATACGATCCGGAGTTCGGCGAACTATTCAAGGTGGCGGCGGACTTCGAGGAGCGCATCGAGCGCAATGCCGACACCCACCAGCTCTATGCACGGCTGATCGCCACGCTGGGCCGCAGGGAAAAGTTATTGCCGTTCGACCGTGGCGCAGTGGCTCGTGTGATCGAACACAGCGCGCGCCTGGTCGAGGATGCGGAAAGACTTTCCACCCACATGCGCAGTGTCGTGGACCTGCTGCATGAAGCCGATTACTGGGCGCATGAGGCGGGCAGGGCTGCGGTGGAGGTCGTCGATGTGCAGAACGCCATCGATGCCCAGATACGGCGGCAGGACAGGATCAGGGACAGGCTGCACGAGGCGATCCTGCGCGACACCCTGATGATCGCCACCGATGGGGCGGTAATGGGGCAGATCAACGGTCTTTCCGTGATCCAGCTGGGCGAGTTCGCGTTTGCCCAGCCGACCCGGATCACTGCCACGGTCCGTCTGGGCGAAGGCGAGCTGATCAACATCGAGCGCGAAGCAAAGCTTTCCGGCGCGATCCACTCCAAGGGTGTGCTGATCCTCTCGTCCTTCCTTGCCGCGCGCTATGCGAAGAACCAGCCGCTGGCGCTTTCCGCCAGCCTGGTGTTTGAACAATCCTACGGCATGATCGAAGGCGACAGCGCTTCGATGGCCGAATTGTGCGCGCTGATCTCCAACCTTGCGGATGTGCCGATCAGGCAGTCGCTGGCGATCACCGGCTCGGTGAACCAGTTCGGCCAGGCGCAGGCGATCGGCGCGGTCAACGAGAAGATCGAGGGCTTCTTCGACATCTGCAAAGCACGCGGACTGACCGGCGATCAGGGCGTGTTGATTCCCGTTTCGAACATCAAGCACCTGATGCTGCGCCGCGATGTGGTGGCGGCGGCCGAGGCGGGGAAGTTCAGCATCTACGCCGTGGAGAATGTCGATCAGGCCATCTCCATCCTGACCGGTCTGCCTGCCGGAGAGGCCGATGCCGGCGGCAACTATCCGGAAGGCAGTATCAATCGCAGAGTCGTGGAACGGCTGGCCGAGCTGACCAGGATCAGGCAATCGTTCGCACGCAAGCAGGACAAGGAAAGCGAAGCAGGCAAGAAGACCGATGCGAATGACAAGCCCCAGTGACCTGTGAACCCAAGGTGAGCGATCATTACTGCCCAACGTGATTACTACGAGGTGCTCGGCGTCGCCAAGGATGCCGACCAGAAGGCGATCAAGGACGCCTTCCGCAACCTCGCCCTGAAATATCACCCGGACCGCAACAAGGAGACGGGCGCCGAAGAGCGCTTCAAGGAGATCGCCGAGGCCTATGCCATCCTGTCCGATCCGAAGAAACGCGGCGAATACGATGCCCGCGGCTTTGCCGGTGTGGAGGGGTTCAGCCAGGAGGACCTGTTCAGCGGCATCAACTTCGACGATATTTTCGGCGGACTCAATTTCGATTCCGGCGGCGGCCCGTTCGAGGGGTTCTTTCACCGCCGTCGCAAGGGGCCTGAGCCCGGGGCGAACATCGAAGCGGAACTGTTCATCCCGCTGGAAAAAGTGGCGAGTGGCGGCGAGGAGAAAGTCCGGCTTGGGCGCCCGGCTACCTGCCGTGCCTGCCACGGCACCGGCACCGAGGGCGGCGCGGCGCCGAAGAAGTG includes these proteins:
- a CDS encoding Lon protease family protein, whose product is MNDPLPLQPQQLYQPCDPGQLGFQTTADLEDLTEVIGQTRAMDAIRFGAGIRHDGYNLFVLGPSGTGKHSLVQQFLKKKAGGEPKQADWCYINNFAQPHKPKMLKLPSGRGEELRQRMEKLVEYLRSAIPTLFESDEYRAKAGAIQEEFSKRQEQVFKELGEEAEQKQIVLLRTPEGFAFAPTRDHEVIPPDEYEKLPDEEKKRVEAAIAGLQEKLEKVMHQMPQWRRERHEKIKQLDRETTLSVVDHSVNEIKESYADLPEVLKYLDLVQQDMIDNADDFRKQEETATFGGLTMVTRQSFHRYEVNAMVTNGKEDGAPIVSEDNPTYSNLVGRVEHLAQLGALVTDFTLIKSGALHRANGGYLLLDIRKVLVQPFAWEGLKRALQTREIRIESLGQMYSLVSTVSLEPEPIPLDAKVILFGDRLFYYLLQQYDPEFGELFKVAADFEERIERNADTHQLYARLIATLGRREKLLPFDRGAVARVIEHSARLVEDAERLSTHMRSVVDLLHEADYWAHEAGRAAVEVVDVQNAIDAQIRRQDRIRDRLHEAILRDTLMIATDGAVMGQINGLSVIQLGEFAFAQPTRITATVRLGEGELINIEREAKLSGAIHSKGVLILSSFLAARYAKNQPLALSASLVFEQSYGMIEGDSASMAELCALISNLADVPIRQSLAITGSVNQFGQAQAIGAVNEKIEGFFDICKARGLTGDQGVLIPVSNIKHLMLRRDVVAAAEAGKFSIYAVENVDQAISILTGLPAGEADAGGNYPEGSINRRVVERLAELTRIRQSFARKQDKESEAGKKTDANDKPQ
- a CDS encoding ABC transporter substrate-binding protein translates to MIWRGLIFMLIVGSAHADDVLHLYNWNNYISDVTIARFEEQCGCRVVQDYYSDNEEMLAKLAAGATGYDIIVPTGNAMETLIREQALRLLDKSLLPNLKNIDPAWLNTAFDPGNKYSVPYAYTITLIGYNSEKVRGLDIPLDSWAVIFEPRYLEKLKGRVTVLDSQRELLAAALKYLGYSVNDTDEVHWKQARDLIIRAKPYWAAFNASSYIKELTVGNIWLVHGYSGDIFQADLDAQKAERGFRILPSIPKEGAVLALDSMVLHKSGPRPDLAHRFINFMLEGRNSSELTNLLGSGNPNRDALQYIQPEIAQNPAVFPGPGQRARLEMLRDLDRHQRRVLSRIWTEIKLK
- a CDS encoding ABC transporter permease, which codes for MLKQIAIRLGRQKTTTKSLVMRSAGHRLTERRGPWAWAAGLAAYAFLYLPLTIVVAYSFNDSRLNAEWVGFTWHWYRLLFGDQDMLVAAGNSLFIALIASLAATVLGTMAGIAMQRYKVRVLTFMVLAPVAMPEILIGVSLLLFFIQVLNLTLGVLSVVLAHITFSIGFVAVIVQARLAAMDESLFEAARDLGASPWQTFRHVTFPLIRPAVIAGGLMAFTLSIDDFVITFFTAGVGVQTLPLRIYSMIKIAVTPEVNAVSTLLMMLTLTLTVLASRFAPDVLRGKT
- the dnaK gene encoding molecular chaperone DnaK, encoding MAIIGIDLGTSNSAAAVLRGGRPVIIPSAEGISLGGKAFPSYVALTADGQMLVGEPARRQATSNPEGTASAFKRRMGKRENYRLRDKDYSPEQLSAFLLQKIKRDAEAFLGEPVEKAVVTVPAYFDDNQRAATKDACRIAGLEVVRLVNEPTAASLAYGLDRLAQELRIAVIDLGGGTLDVTIMEFGKGVFEVKATSGDTQLGGTDMNQRIYEHLAERFQMSTGVDVRNDPKAAARLMEAAENAKIELTASVTTHLSLPYLAAVNGEPRHLELDLNRTELERLVRPVVERCKGPVEQALHDAGITPKDVDRVVFVGGPTRMPVVRAFFEELFGRKAEMGVDPMECVAAGAAIQAGVLAGEVGGIVLVDVTPLTLGVETLGGIATALIARNTPIPVKRSETFTTAADMQTSVTIHVFQGERPMSGDNTSLGEFNLDGLPPAPRGIPKIEVTFDIDSNGILSVSAKDTASGKSQSISITGSTRLSEDDKKRMVEDAEKYADADKKRRDDAEKLNAADAGCYEAEKLLANFADKLTDELKKRIETALRETKEALMKKDAPLATERAEALKKVLQEAGAVLYAQTGQAPKGAPYAETRWEGPEPAPNVGASTGEPRPSGAGPRGKVVDAEYKENQ
- a CDS encoding ABC transporter permease, which translates into the protein MTDMRAPPAPGTRLTKWLVSGPPLLFLLLLVAAPGVITMLASFRYPGEFGGLAPLVAADPQTLQGMTLETYQFFFSDFIYTEVFIKSLFMALATTLICLVMAYPLAMLIAHSPKKNRNLMVLLVVLPFTSNFLIGIYAWMIILGPQSALSQMLNGVLGAFGFAPVHLLFSPFAVLVALVYVHLPFMTLPLYTNLEKQEPALLDAAQDLGANAWQRFWRVTFPLSQPGIFAGSALVFIPVLGMFAIPELLGGTGDMLVGNLIKDQFLGTRDWPFGSTLSILLTVTVLLIVWLAAKLAERGGRYA